In one Motacilla alba alba isolate MOTALB_02 chromosome 7, Motacilla_alba_V1.0_pri, whole genome shotgun sequence genomic region, the following are encoded:
- the NFE2L2 gene encoding nuclear factor erythroid 2-related factor 2 isoform X1, with product MEVEAAAAAQDMNLIDILWRQDIDLGARREVFDSRQRQKEYELEKQKKLEKERQEQLQKEQEEALLAQLELDEETGEFVPVQPAQCIQSENTERPVPFSQTTEPSKPEAEALSFDDCMQLLAEAFPFIDEHEASSAAFQSVVPAQVNSNPAFVSSDQTQPPESPDLEQPTDAENMQNIEQVWEELLSLPELQCLNIENDNLAEVSTITNPEAKPAEMHSSCSYCSSLPMLKKDINCSPDFLDGMEGPFSGILPPEDTSQLSVNSLNDTSPSNPDFCEDFYTTFIDTKVNGDAAATNTISQSLADILSEPIDLSDFALCKAFNGDHSGTRAECNDSDSGISLNASSSVASPEHSVESSAYADKTLGCSDSEMEDTDSAPGSMLQSSAGVYSLHLQDRVFSSLGPSTQRPSLPRTTAPKKELPPAPSQPKAPFTKDKPPGRLDAHLTRDEQRARALQIPFPVEKIINLPVADFSEMMSKEQFNEAQLTLIRDIRRRGKNKVAAQNCRKRKLENIVELEHDLSNLKDEKEKLLKEKGEHDRSLHQMKKQFTTLYLEVFSMLRDEDGKPYSPSEYSLQQTRDGNVFLVPKSRQSGTKL from the exons GATATGAACTTGATTGACATCCTTTGGAGGCAAGACATAGACCTTGGGGCAAGACGTGAAGTTTTTGATTCTAGGCAGCGGCAGAAGGAGTATGAACTCGAGAAGCAGAAGAAACTTGAAAAGGAAAGAcaagagcagctccagaaagagcaggaggaagccTTGCTGGCTCAGCTGGAGTTAGACGAAGAGACAGGTGAATTTGTTCCTGTGCAGCCAGCTCAGTGCATTCAGTCAGAAAATACTGAGCGACCCGTTCCTTTCTCACAG ACTACAGAGCCTTCAAAACCAGAAGCTGAGGCCTTGTCCTTTGATGACTGCATGCAGCTTTTGGCAGAAGCATTCCCATTTATAGATGAGCATGAG GCTtcttcagctgcatttcagtcAGTGGTTCCTGCTCAGGTCAATAGCAACCCAGCCTTTGTTTCCTCTGATCAAACTCAGCCACCTGAATCCCCTGATCTAGAACAACCCACTGATGCAGAGAATATGCAGAACATAGAGCAAGTTTGGGAAGAATTATTGTCCCTTCCAGAGTTACAG TGCCTGAACATTGAAAATGATAACTTGGCTGAGGTGAGCACAATCACGAACCCTGAAGCCAAGCCAGCAGAgatgcacagcagctgcagttaCTGCAGCTCATTACCCATGCTGAAAAAAGACATTAACTGCAGTCCAGATTTCCTGGATGGTATGGAGGGCCCCTTCTCGGGCATTTTGCCACCAGAAGACACCAGCCAGCTGAGTGTGAACTCTTTAAATGACACATCCCCTTCAAACCCTGATTTCTGTGAGGATTTCTACACCACGTTTATTGATACAAAGGTGAACGGTGATGCAGCAGCAACGAACACTATCAGTCAATCCCTGGCAGACATTTTAAGTGAACCTATTGATCTTTCTGACTTTGCACTGTGTAAAGCTTTTAATGGCGACCACTCAGGGACCAGAGCAGAATGTAACGATTCTGACTCTGGTATTTCACTGAATGCAAGTTCCAGCGTAGCGTCGCCGGAACACTCTGTGGAATCATCTGCCTATGCAGATAAGACTTTGGGTTGCAGCGATTCTGAAATGGAAGACACGGATAGTGCTCCTGGAAGtatgctgcagagcagtgctggtgtgtaCTCTTTGCACCTCCAGGATCGAGTGTTTTCTTCCTTAGGGCCAAGCACTCAAAGACCAAGTTTGCCACGTACAACCGCACCAAAGAAAGaactccctcctgctcccagccaacCCAAAGCTCCCTTCACAAAAGATAAACCTCCAGGCCGCCTTGATGCTCATCTCACAAGAGATGAGCAAAGAGCAAGAGCGCTGCAGATCCCTTTTCCTGTTGAAAAAATCATCAATCTCCCCGTTGCCGACTTCAGTGAAATGATGTCTAAGGAGCAGTTCAATGAAGCCCAGCTTACACTTATTCGAGATATACGCAGGAGAGGCAAGAACAAAGTGGCTGCTCAAAATTGCCgtaaaagaaaactggaaaatataGTAGAACTGGAGCATGATTTGAGTAACCTAAaagatgagaaagagaaattgcTTAAGGAAAAAGGAGAGCATGACAGGAGCCTTCATCAAATGAAAAAGCAATTCACCACCTTGTACCTCGAGGTCTTCAGCATGCTACGTGATGAAGATGGAAAGCCTTACTCTCCTAGTGAATATTCACTGCAGCAAACTAGAGATGGCAATGTCTTTCTTGTTCCTAAGAGTAGGCAGTCAGGGACTAAACTTTGA
- the NFE2L2 gene encoding nuclear factor erythroid 2-related factor 2 isoform X2, protein MNLIDILWRQDIDLGARREVFDSRQRQKEYELEKQKKLEKERQEQLQKEQEEALLAQLELDEETGEFVPVQPAQCIQSENTERPVPFSQTTEPSKPEAEALSFDDCMQLLAEAFPFIDEHEASSAAFQSVVPAQVNSNPAFVSSDQTQPPESPDLEQPTDAENMQNIEQVWEELLSLPELQCLNIENDNLAEVSTITNPEAKPAEMHSSCSYCSSLPMLKKDINCSPDFLDGMEGPFSGILPPEDTSQLSVNSLNDTSPSNPDFCEDFYTTFIDTKVNGDAAATNTISQSLADILSEPIDLSDFALCKAFNGDHSGTRAECNDSDSGISLNASSSVASPEHSVESSAYADKTLGCSDSEMEDTDSAPGSMLQSSAGVYSLHLQDRVFSSLGPSTQRPSLPRTTAPKKELPPAPSQPKAPFTKDKPPGRLDAHLTRDEQRARALQIPFPVEKIINLPVADFSEMMSKEQFNEAQLTLIRDIRRRGKNKVAAQNCRKRKLENIVELEHDLSNLKDEKEKLLKEKGEHDRSLHQMKKQFTTLYLEVFSMLRDEDGKPYSPSEYSLQQTRDGNVFLVPKSRQSGTKL, encoded by the exons ATGAACTTGATTGACATCCTTTGGAGGCAAGACATAGACCTTGGGGCAAGACGTGAAGTTTTTGATTCTAGGCAGCGGCAGAAGGAGTATGAACTCGAGAAGCAGAAGAAACTTGAAAAGGAAAGAcaagagcagctccagaaagagcaggaggaagccTTGCTGGCTCAGCTGGAGTTAGACGAAGAGACAGGTGAATTTGTTCCTGTGCAGCCAGCTCAGTGCATTCAGTCAGAAAATACTGAGCGACCCGTTCCTTTCTCACAG ACTACAGAGCCTTCAAAACCAGAAGCTGAGGCCTTGTCCTTTGATGACTGCATGCAGCTTTTGGCAGAAGCATTCCCATTTATAGATGAGCATGAG GCTtcttcagctgcatttcagtcAGTGGTTCCTGCTCAGGTCAATAGCAACCCAGCCTTTGTTTCCTCTGATCAAACTCAGCCACCTGAATCCCCTGATCTAGAACAACCCACTGATGCAGAGAATATGCAGAACATAGAGCAAGTTTGGGAAGAATTATTGTCCCTTCCAGAGTTACAG TGCCTGAACATTGAAAATGATAACTTGGCTGAGGTGAGCACAATCACGAACCCTGAAGCCAAGCCAGCAGAgatgcacagcagctgcagttaCTGCAGCTCATTACCCATGCTGAAAAAAGACATTAACTGCAGTCCAGATTTCCTGGATGGTATGGAGGGCCCCTTCTCGGGCATTTTGCCACCAGAAGACACCAGCCAGCTGAGTGTGAACTCTTTAAATGACACATCCCCTTCAAACCCTGATTTCTGTGAGGATTTCTACACCACGTTTATTGATACAAAGGTGAACGGTGATGCAGCAGCAACGAACACTATCAGTCAATCCCTGGCAGACATTTTAAGTGAACCTATTGATCTTTCTGACTTTGCACTGTGTAAAGCTTTTAATGGCGACCACTCAGGGACCAGAGCAGAATGTAACGATTCTGACTCTGGTATTTCACTGAATGCAAGTTCCAGCGTAGCGTCGCCGGAACACTCTGTGGAATCATCTGCCTATGCAGATAAGACTTTGGGTTGCAGCGATTCTGAAATGGAAGACACGGATAGTGCTCCTGGAAGtatgctgcagagcagtgctggtgtgtaCTCTTTGCACCTCCAGGATCGAGTGTTTTCTTCCTTAGGGCCAAGCACTCAAAGACCAAGTTTGCCACGTACAACCGCACCAAAGAAAGaactccctcctgctcccagccaacCCAAAGCTCCCTTCACAAAAGATAAACCTCCAGGCCGCCTTGATGCTCATCTCACAAGAGATGAGCAAAGAGCAAGAGCGCTGCAGATCCCTTTTCCTGTTGAAAAAATCATCAATCTCCCCGTTGCCGACTTCAGTGAAATGATGTCTAAGGAGCAGTTCAATGAAGCCCAGCTTACACTTATTCGAGATATACGCAGGAGAGGCAAGAACAAAGTGGCTGCTCAAAATTGCCgtaaaagaaaactggaaaatataGTAGAACTGGAGCATGATTTGAGTAACCTAAaagatgagaaagagaaattgcTTAAGGAAAAAGGAGAGCATGACAGGAGCCTTCATCAAATGAAAAAGCAATTCACCACCTTGTACCTCGAGGTCTTCAGCATGCTACGTGATGAAGATGGAAAGCCTTACTCTCCTAGTGAATATTCACTGCAGCAAACTAGAGATGGCAATGTCTTTCTTGTTCCTAAGAGTAGGCAGTCAGGGACTAAACTTTGA